Below is a genomic region from Castanea sativa cultivar Marrone di Chiusa Pesio chromosome 2, ASM4071231v1.
TAGTTGGAAAGTGAATGTTACTTAAGGAAATAAAGAACTTGGGGTTTGTTGGGTGATGCTTGTTTTAGTGTGTGGTAGAAATGGGTTTGATTGAGACAGGGAGAGAGTCTAGTAATATACGGTTAAAAGTGATTTGATTACAAAACAGGTTTGGGTAGAAGTAGAACATAACCCTAGGATTCAGCTTCAAGTTGATGCCAAATACATAATGGAGAGGCTGCATATACGACCAAGTTCATGGATAAATTTCATCCCTCCATTGCTAAAATGTTTGCACAGTGGTTGTCCTCTGTGTATGCTTCGGTTGGAATTCCCCAAAGTGGTTTGCGAGGGACCTGCaatcaagaagaaaggaacctAGTGGGTGAGAGTTTTCTTGTAATTGGTTGAGTTGAAGTATGGCATAATTGGTCCTTTTTTTCCTATTACTGATCTAGTATTGTTTCGTTGGCACATTTTGAAATCTGACTTTGTGTATGTTGTGGCTTCTGTTTATGTatgtggaaaaaagaaaaggtaataTTGAAAAGTTGTATTAGTGGAACAAAGAAATTTATGCCAAGGATATCTACCATGGGATGTCTCATAAAGATTTCCATGTGGTTTCTATTGACCTGGAGAAAGCATATGATATGATACCTAGAGAGGTTATGTGGTGGACTTAGAAAAAGAATGGAGTTCCACTAAAGTATATCAAGTAGATTGAGGATATGTATGACAGAGCTGTAATTAGTGTGAGAATGAGTGCAGGATCAACACTAAGTTCATGTCTCTTTTACGCTAGTGGTGGACAAGTTCACTAGATCAATTAAATATGAAGTCTCTTGGTATATACCTTTTGCAGATAGTACGGTTTTAGTGGATGAAACTAGACGTGAAATTAATGTTAAGCTGGAAATTTGGAGAGAGCATTTAAAATCTAAAGGTAGAACTAAAACATTGTACATGGATGTAAGTTTGTTAAAAGCAGAAACAATGATGTATGGGTTGTAAGACTTGATGGTCAAGAGATACCAAAAAATGAGAGCTTTTGATAAATTGGATCACTAGATTGGAGAGATTTAAGAGGATGTGAATTATAGAATAAGACCAAGATGGATGAAGTGCAAAGTGCATCAAGAGTATTGTTATGAGCTATTAAATTAGGAAATCCCCTAAAAGATACGGGTGATCCCTATATAAAAAGATGAGGAGAGTCACTTGAGAGAGGAAAACGATTATTGTACTAGTGAGAAAGAGTTATTTGATTCAAGTTAAAGCAATAGAAATAGAGCAAAACCTAAAGTAACATTAGTAGTAGCAGTAAAAAGGTGCATGTCAATTAAGGAGACAACAGAGTGTGACTTTAGATAGAATAGAACAGCGGAAAAGAAATAGCCGAGTTTGATAGTTTAATTGGGTTGTGTTTTCTTCGtcttcctctctttttatttttggattcttttttaaaagCTATTCAATCCACAAGTATAGACGTCTTCTATGTTCTGTTCTTATTGTTTTCTCAGGCattaaatgaacaaaaaatctTATGCTGGTTTAATTCTTCAGCCACCAAAAAATGCATTTGTATTTTATCTTTAGGTTTTTGAAAATCTTAGGTTGTACCCACTTTTGCAATCTTACACGTTCAAAAACATATTTTCCATATTCCCTTCTCCTTTCTATTTTCTCACTATGAAAATCTTTTTGCTGTGACAAAGATTCAAGTTGGATCTCTCTTTTTTCATACACTTCAACTTGGCTAGATGTACATCTTATTGTGACATGTAATATATTTGTTATTTCTATATTCctagtttatgtttgtttgcGTGTGCAGGAAGGTCGGGTCATATAGAGTTGTCTCTAGTTGTTAAGTTAAAACATATTAGACCTATAAGCAGTGCATATATGCTTGAGAACTAGGTTGTAACTAATTGACACATTTGTTAGCTCCTAAAGCTTGTGCAAAGACATGTTTAGAAACGTCATTACAGTTGTTGTTTGTTGGGGAGTTGAACCcattgttaggatatatttggATGGAAGGAGAGGATAGAAATGAGAGAGCAAGGGCAccctttttgtgtgtgtgtgtgtgtgggggggggggggggggggggggggggttggatGATCATGTCAGGAGAAGTGAAATGATATCATATCCCCTTACAGCCCCTTTTCCCAATTCTCTCAAATTGGGAGAATATGAAAGAAGATGATACGTCTACCCTTTTGTTAGGGAGAGGAGGGTAAATGATAAAGAGACggagggagaagagagagaataattaTCTATTTCCTTTATTTGGAtgttctaaaaagtaaaatggaGGAGAGGGGTATATATCCTTCAACCTACTTTGGTTGTTGGGTGgaacaaaaagaagatgatAAGATATCTAAATTTGAAAATAGTGTGTGACAAGTGATAAGGATTTGTTTAGACATTATTAATACTTAAATCGTTAAGGGCAAAAGGGTAGTacagaaaaaattataaaaaaaggtaTCTTCTACAACCAAATTCCCCAAATTGAGTGAACTAAAAGGAGGAGGTAAATCCAAAGGGGTAGGAATGGAATTCCTACCTCCTCTCCTCTCTCATCCAAAGATACTGTTAGATTGGAGAATATATTATTGCCCCCGTTCTTCTAAGTATAgttgtattctttattttacaaGTAAATTAGAATCAACTTGAAAAAATTGTGAACCTCTAATTCCTTGTTACTGCATCCAATTTTCTAATCAACATACAAAGAAATAATGGAACTTTTAATTATGCCTTCTATTACAATATGCGTGAAtgtttaaaatacaaaaaactaaaagctgGACGTTGTCAAGATGATCAACAGCTTGGTCTTTTTGTAATGAATATTCATGGTAATGCAAccagaaaagaaattgaattatCATAAACCAATGGTTCTGAAAATTTGTTAGTGATTTTTCTGTATTGATAAAGATTATGATAGTTGAGGCatgtcatcttttttttttttttttgataagtaacataaatattttattaaaatcacaCAGCCCAGTACATAGGAAATgtacaaaaaggcaaaaacattaagaaaccaaattacaatgatctaGCAACGTAGGAAgggaaatacaagaaaaagatggtaaaacaAGACACCATTcgagaagagtaaaaaagaagaaagacttgGAACTCAATGATGGATTGTTCACGACCCTCAAAGCTTCTAGAATTCCTCTCCTGCCagatacaccacatcaagcaatgCGGCACAAACCTCCAAATAACTATATTACAATGACGCCTGaaattgcatgtccaacaatCCAACAAATCCACTACCCTTTGAGGCATCACccaacaaataccaaacaagcaaaagatCATACTCCACATCTCATAAGCTATAGGACAGTGAAGGAAGAGATGATCTATAGGTTTCCCACACTTTTTGCACATAAAACACCACTCAAGGACAACAAAATGCCTCTTCCGAAGGTTATCTATAATAAGAATCTTGTCTAAAGCCGCAgtccaagagaaaaaagataCCTGAGGAGGAACCTTCAATTGCCACACCATTTTTCAAGGGAAGGAAATGCCAGTAGAAGGGGACATATAATGATAATACCCACTCACCTTGAAGCCTCGGCTGCTGGCTGGCTTCCAACAAAGAACGTCAGAACTAACACCCCGTACCTTTGTGGAATAGATCAAAATCATAAACAAATCCAAAGATTGAGACTCTTGATCATTCACTAAACGATGAAACTGAATGTCCCAAGTAACTCTCCCATTTGCATAGCGCATAACCTTAGAGACTGAAGCATCCCTTATCCTACTAATATTATATAGATCTGGAAACGCCTCCTTAAGAGGACGATCCCTACACCACACATCATCCAAAAACTTCACATGAGATCCATCACCCACTTAATACCGAATAAACTTGGAAAAATTCCAACGGCCACTCCGAATGAACTTTCACAAACAAACACCATATGGCCTAGACACAGATTTtgtgcaccaaccaccccaCTCATTCCCATACTTCGCCCCAATGACCCTTCTCCAAAGGGCATCATTCTCCACACCATAGCGCCACAACCATTTGGCTAATAAGGCAGAATTAAACATTCTCAAACACCTAATGCCTATCCCTCCCTTCTTCACTGGCCTACATATCTTGGACCAATTAACCAAATGAATTTTATGATCATCCCCAATACCAGTCCAAAGGAAATCCCTTTGTAATTTCTCCATCCTCTTAGTCACCTTGACTAGAATAGGGAAGAGAAAGAGGAAATACGTAGGTAAGCTAGAGAGAGTACTCTTGATAAGAGTAACCTTACCCCCCTTGGATAAATACAACATTTTCCAACCAGCTAGCCTTCActtcatcttctccaaaataggattccaaattgtCTTATCTTTAAAAGGAGCATCCAACGGAAGACCTAAATATTTTAGCGGAAGAGTAGGCTCCCTACAGCCCAAAATCTCCACTAGCTCATGAAGATTAGACACATCCCCAACTGGAACCAATTCAAACTTTCCTAAGTTAATTTTTAGCCTTGACATCTCCTCAAATCTAGAGAGAATCCCACACAAAGCTGTTATATAATTGCAATCAGCATCACAGAAAACGTGTATCATCTGCAAACAAAAGATGAGACACTGTCATCAAGGAACCAGTCACATTCCCCACTATGAAGCCCGAAAACTGCCCTGCTGCAGTAGCAGCAACCAACATACGGCTCAAGGCCTCCATGACAATATCGAAGAGAAAAGAGGATAAAGGGTCACCTTGCCGAAGTCCTCTAGAACTCtcaaaaaagtcaaatgggCAACCATTGATCAAAATGGAGAATTTAACAGTTGATATACGGCACCTGATCCACCTTCTCCACTTTCGGAAAAACCACACTGCTGTAACAGAAACATGAAAAactcccaattcacatggtcATATGCTTTCTCAATATCCAGTTTGCACAGCACCCCTGGAATCCTTGCCTTCACTCGACTGTCTAAACACTCAGAAGCAGTAAGGATAGAATCTAAAATCTGTCTACCTTTCACAAAGGCATTCTAAGATTCTGAAATAATGCTGTGAACCACCCTTCACATTCTATTGGCTAACACCTTAGCAATAATCTTGTACAACCctcccaccaaactaataggccGAAAGTTTTTGACATCCACAGCATcaattttcttaggaatgagAGCAAGAAAAGTAACCAAAGCAAAAGTCTTTGACTTCCAACACATTAAGATCCTTCCATAGATTCTGCACCCTCAGACCTACATTACCGAACTCCTCCACATTCCATTTTTTCAAATCCAATTTTAACATCTTCAGCTTGTTAGCCAAAGCAAAACTAGGAGTTCCTTGGAAATGATAGGTTTCCCACCATGAACTCACCCTTTCCAAAAAGCCCTCATTCTttaaccacatgttctcaaACCTAAAAGGTTTTTTGCCTCCGTGTAAATTCCCACCCTCAAGAAGGATTGGAAAATGATCTGGTAGCAACCTAGAAAGACGGCTTTGTCATCTAAACTTGGGAAACTCTTAGGTTTTCTATTCCATCTGGAAAATGAATATATAGTTTGTGCCTATGTTGTATTGAATGGTTAACTTGATCGTGCGCATGAGAAGTTGTGTAATTGCTTTGTAGCATCAATCTTGGTTTCATTTTAGACATAGTAGATAGGGGATTGAACCTGCCTGGCTAAATGGCTGAGAGTTGTTGAAAAAATGACATTTATCCGTCTTAAATGTAAAGCAGCTAAACATGATTATTTGCCAATGTTTTTCATGTCAGGTTTGGGATCTTGGTGGACAAGAAAGACTCAGGACATCATGGGCAACATACTATCGTGGAACACATGCCATTATAGCGGTGATAGACAGCACTGATAGGGCGAGGATCTCTATTATGAAGGATGAACTATTCAGGTTGCTGGGACATGAGGATCTACAACATTCTGTTATACTAGTTTTTGCAAACAAACAAGACCTTAAGGATGCCATGACCCCAGCTGAAATCACTGATGCCCTTTCTCTTCACAGCATCAAGAATCATGATTGGCACATTCAAGCCTGCTGTGCCCTCACAGGAGAAGGGCTGTATGACGGCCTGGGCTGGATTGCCCAGCGGGTCACCGGGAAAGCACCAAGTTGATTAAGGAATGGAATAAATTAGTATAAAacagaagaaaaggaaaatttatGTATCCTTTCATTCATGGGTTTGAAGGATGAGTGATATAAAAGCCTCTTTTATGTATCATCTAAACTGTATGGGAGCTACTCCCAAACAAATTTGTAGATCATTCAGTTTTTATTTGCTCTAAGAAATTGTGTTCTACTCAATGAAATATTACAGTAACACGTTCATGTTGAACCATGCTGTACAACAAAAGAGATTTTCATGTTATGCGTTTTAGAGCGTATAATTGAaaactgtttttgtttttttggtcgGGGGTTTGCTGTGAATTAAAAACATCTCGATTGTAAGAAGATAATGCATTGAAATTTTCATCTGTACCATTGAGCCTTTCATGAATCATTTACCAATGAGAAAGTTTTGCTATAAAATCCTCATATGCACAATGAAGCATTCCACCAAATAATtgccaattgacacaaaatctACTCAAAGCTGTAAGTCactaaaggtttttttttttcttttcttttcttttctttttcccctaaGGTTGTTACATGTCTGTAAGTTGAAGCGTCTGCCAAAATATGATCATGGAAGTTGGTTCTTGAAATTCACGATGATCATCACAGTATCCAGCATCTGCAACCTTTTGAATCTTGTGGGCCTTCAAACCATCGGTCCCAAAATGGATTTATTGGGCCAGTTGTTCTGCCAAACCAAAgaaatatgattttatataaAAGGTCAAAATGAATCTTGGGAAAATTTTAAAGCATTGAAACAATATGTTAGGCAGGGAAGTATTACACTGAGAGCAAAGGATCAGGCCTTGATTCCACATTGCTTATCATTCTGGCATGCAGAATAGAAACTCAAGCTTGTGAATTGAcatagtaaaaactaaaaactaacgGTTAGATAAATGTTAAATGAAGTACTCTATATTTTCTCATTCTTACTCCTTGCTTGCAGCTGAGGCTTTTTCCATCTTTTCAAGCTGTTCCAGCTCTTCCTGCATGTGCAGAAAATCCAGTCAGTCCAACAgccaaaaatataaacaatgcTAAAATTACATCGAGAATATGTAGCAAGAAGGAAAGTTATCTAATCTAATACTAATTACAGAAAACACTCACATTGAACTGTGAGGTTATTCAGAAACAGAAATGTGTCGAAAACCATCACATCTCAGTAGGCCAGTTCCTCTGGATGTTCTTTGCCTCTCCAATTACCAGATTGATTAAACTATATTGACCAGAAATACTTTCCCATGACAAATTTATTGCAATAGGCTATCTAAACCTCCTATAACATTCCCAAaactatatacaaaatagatGCCACAAAATAACTATGGGAAGCATCAGGAACTATCAAGATTAGCCAATATGGGAGGCACATACAATAGAATCAAGCAAAAGAGGCagaaatcaacccaaaaaaattggATATAAGATAAGAAACTGATTCTATATACCCAATTACCAGAAGCAACTAGACATGAGGATGAAATTCTCTAGAAACATAGTCATACCCAGTGAGCAAAGCTTCCACTTTTGCGGGCTCTGGTTGAGGTGATTGGTAAGCAGCCTTACACCCAATTTTTGGGAGAGGTTGATTCCCAAATATGAGAAAAcccctcttttcctttttattttatttcttttaaaaaattatttggcgtGACATACTGTGTCAAATATTCACACATGAAACTATCAACTTTCTAAATATTCAGACAGACTCAAACAAAATTACCAGAAAAGTTCTACATAGGGTTTGGATGTGAATAATGGAAAGTAGTTCCCTACTAAGATACTGCTATATTATACATGAAAAACTTTTCAGATGTAGGTCTGGCATAACTTCTAAGCTTCCTACCAACTCCCAACAGCCAAATATAGTCTGTGTAGCCATCCTTCACATTGGAAGTGTTCCAAAAGCAACATGACAGTACCTAATTCCTTCCCTAATTTGAATTACACATTTCACTGCTCGTGGAAGTCTGAGTTACAAACTCCAATGCTGTTAGTGGCACATCAAGGCAGAGGACCCTGCTGCATGCCTATGGAAACTTGTTATGTCAATGGAGCTTTCCTCAAGCTCGGTGCTAGTTGACAGCAGTGAAATAAACTGAAGGAAATGAGAAGGTAGCTGGATTAGCCAACTCTACTGATTTTTATGACCCAATTtatttaaaagagaaaatggCTTGCCTACTGGGGCAACCTGTCAATTAGGATTAACAGTGACCAAAGGTAAgaagattttttaatttttgttttggggaaagggggggaggggggggggggggagaacaGAGTAAAGGGTAATAGGATTTGAAAGTACAACTTGTTTGAGAAGAGAAGGTAATTCCAGGTTTGAGCAGTGTACCTAATTTGTCAAACTTGTTGAGATGCTAACATTCTCTTTTAGATAATTTATTCTATAACTTTTAAGGTGTACAAGCATAAACCTCAGGGTGATTTCTGGGCACACAAAAATTTGCAGCAACTGCAAAAACAGTTCCAAGATATATTGACTACATAATAAACTAGAGTTTCAATAAGATATGCTAGTCCGTTGAGGCCTTGAGCATTGTACCAAAAACCTGATTAGCTGCATAGCCACGTCATTTACACAATTTGTATACAATAATGAAGACCTTTTCATAAGTTCTCAAACTTTCAAGGATCTCTTTAAAGAAACTGTAGCTCACCCACTCTATATGAGGCAAAGTGTACAATATAATTTCCATGCCAAGATGTTTAAGCCTTTTCCCAATTATGTATACTTAAATCTGACTCTGAACCTAAAAACAGaaaatcaataattttcttCTCCCTCTGACTTCACTACTTGCATATCTTCAGTAATCCAAAATTTCCAACAACGGCAAGTCTCAAACTTCCTCTATCTCCTATG
It encodes:
- the LOC142624504 gene encoding uncharacterized protein LOC142624504, with product MGAMISRFWFMLFPAKEYKIVVVGLDNAGKTTTLYKLHLGEVVTTHPTVGSNVEELVYKNIRFEVWDLGGQERLRTSWATYYRGTHAIIAVIDSTDRARISIMKDELFRLLGHEDLQHSVILVFANKQDLKDAMTPAEITDALSLHSIKNHDWHIQACCALTGEGLYDGLGWIAQRVTGKAPS
- the LOC142624505 gene encoding guanine nucleotide-binding protein subunit gamma 2; translated protein: MQSGSSESASPGTQRVQSLSATDTRGKHRIQAELKRLEQEARFLEEELEQLEKMEKASAASKEMISNVESRPDPLLSVTTGPINPFWDRWFEGPQDSKGCRCWIL